Genomic DNA from Leptospira broomii serovar Hurstbridge str. 5399:
TGGACAGTGACAATGCGTTCGATTTCGGTATGATCCTTTCCTTTAGTCAGATTCAGTACGACCGAAACATTTTGAAGATCCATTTTTTTTACCTCGGCATACATCCTAAGGGTAATACTTGTGCAAGCGCCTAAGGCAAGAAGAAGGTATTCATGCGGAGAGGGCCCCAGATCCTGACCCCCATTCTCTTTGGATTCGTCAGCAATCAATTCATGAAGGGAAGCTTTAAGAATCGTTTTATAATTTTCAGGAGTGCTAGTTACGGTTACTTCGACGTCGCTCATAAAAACCATAACGGTACGGTAAAAAATAGTAAAAGCAAATCATTTTTGCGATATAGAGCGAATTGATTCGAAAATGAGATACCGAACTTTCTTAATCGAATATCTTCGGATATGGTTTCGAATCCCTTACCGCTGTTTCCACCCCTCTTCGAAAATTAAGTTCGAATCGGAAACGAAGAATTTTTGCCCTCCTTTGGATCGGATCTCGAAACCTTCTGAAAGAAAAATACCGATCAATTCAGATGAAGCGCTTCGAAGAAGCTGCGGACGAATGTTCCAACAAATTCTTACCCGACTACTAAACCTATCAGAATGTATTCGGATCTACAGATTTAAAAATATTATTTATAAATTTAGAATACACTTTAGAATTTAATTACGCGATCATTTTTAAAAATTGAGTCTTCAAAACTCG
This window encodes:
- a CDS encoding OsmC family protein, with product MSDVEVTVTSTPENYKTILKASLHELIADESKENGGQDLGPSPHEYLLLALGACTSITLRMYAEVKKMDLQNVSVVLNLTKGKDHTEIERIVTVQGNLNEKERERLLHAANACPIHKVLTSPIKIDTKLF